Proteins co-encoded in one Gossypium arboreum isolate Shixiya-1 chromosome 11, ASM2569848v2, whole genome shotgun sequence genomic window:
- the LOC108465227 gene encoding uncharacterized protein LOC108465227 → MNSIFSEQILADKLSKLNSTQQCIETLSHWCIFHQSNAELVVATWDKQFHNSEMAQKVPLLYLANDILQNSKRKGNEFVNEFWKVLPAALKDLLENGDDRGKNVVSRLVGIWEERRVFGSRARSLKDVMLGEEVPPPLELSKKRPRSASVRIVKRDSRSIKTKLSIGGTAEKIVSAFHLILSEQPNEDEEMSKCKSAVHRVRRMEKDVDVACSIAKDPKRKTLSKELEDEEKLLKECIEKLKSVEANRAALVSQLKEALREQESELENVRTQMQVAQAQADEAFNMRKRLSDEDFVSTSSTTMVLSIDANAKAGETPKRSAAAIAAEVADKLAASSSSQMIMHSVLSTFAAEEAKNVGLTKASTQSNSLNSVTDAISKSEKSLPVADSTALMQAQPLCAPINHSYQSVLVPQPAMQSQTTSSQPQYHMLPNIAAQQFLQSSGTLTPYGTYGGMPPLPPGPPPPPPYMVSPMLPLPITQQQPIPSGQQTASLTQQQLLPVTQQPPVPPSFRPLQSPGMVYYGHPPHS, encoded by the exons ATGAATAGTATATTCAGTGAACAGATACTTGCAgataagctttccaagctcaacagCACTCAACAGTGTATTGAAA CATTGTCACATTGGTGTATATTTCACCAAAGCAACGCAGAACTGGTTGTTGCAACATGGGATAAACAGTTTCACAACTCAGAGATGGCTCAGAAAGTCCCCTTGTTGTACCTTGCCAATGATATTCTGCAGAACAGCAAGCGTAAAGGAAatgaatttgttaatgagttcTGGAAAGTCCTTCCCGCAGCCTTGAAGGACCTTCTTGAGAATGGTGATGATCGCGGGAAGAATGTGGTTTCCAGATTG GTAGGTATATGGGAAGAACGAAGAGTATTTGGGTCCCGAGCACGAAGCCTAAAAGATGTGATGCTTGGTGAAGAAGTGCCTCCGCCATTGGAATTAAGCAAAAAGCGTCCACGCTCTGCATCTGTCAGAATTGTGAAGCGGGACTCAAGATCCATTAAAACG AAGTTGTCAATTGGGGGCACAGCTGAAAAAATAGTTTCAGCATTTCATTTGATACTCAGTGAACAGCCAAATGAGGATGAAGAGATGAGCAAGTGCAAGTCAGCAGTTCATCGAGTGAGGAGGATGGAAAAAGATGTGGATGTTGCCTGTTCAATTG CAAAGGATCCAAAACGGAAAACCTTGTCCAAAGAACTTGAAGATGAAGAAAAACTTCTGAAAGAATGCATTGAGAAACTCAAGTCTGTGGAAGCAAATAGAGCAGCACTTGTATCACAGTTAAAAGAAGCTCTTCGTGAACAG GAATCAGAGTTAGAGAATGTTCGTACACAGATGCAG GTAGCACAAGCACAGGCGGATGAAGCCTTTAACATGCGGAAGCGTCTCAGTGATGAGGATTTTGTTTCAACGTCATCTACTACAATGGTCCTATCAATTGATGCCAATGCAAAAGCTGGAGAAACACCTAAGCGGAGTGCTGCAGCCATTGCAGCTGAGGTTGCAGACAAGCTTGCTGCTTCTAGCTCCTCTCAGATGATCATGCATTCTGTTCTCTCTACATTTGCAGCTGAAGAAGCCAAAAATGTTGGTCTAACAAAGGCGTCCACACAGTCAAACTCCCTCAATTCTGTCACCGATGCAATTTCAAAATCAGAGAAGTCACTGCCAGTTGCAGATTCTACTGCTCTTATGCAAGCACAACCACTATGTGCTCCAATAAACCATTCTTATCAATCCGTTCTTGTGCCTCAACCGGCCATGCAAAGCCAAACCACTTCCTCTCAGCCTCAATATCACATGCTTCCTAACATAGCTGCACAACAATTTTTGCAGTCATCAGGGACACTAACCCCATATGGTACTTATGGTGGTATGCCACCTTTGCCACCTGGACCACCACCGCCGCCGCCCTACATGGTTAGTCCAATGTTACCATTGCCAATAACTCAGCAGCAGCCAATACCATCCGGTCAGCAGACGGCCTCTTTGACCCAGCAGCAACTGCTGCCTGTAACTCAGCAACCACCTGTACCTCCCAGTTTCCGGCCTCTTCAGTCACCGGGAATGGTGTACTATGGTCATCCGCCTCATTCATAG